From Marmota flaviventris isolate mMarFla1 chromosome X, mMarFla1.hap1, whole genome shotgun sequence, the proteins below share one genomic window:
- the LOC114091240 gene encoding histone H2B-like — protein sequence MAELLCDSSSKQSLNPQELACDTSSEESLNLQEPQKAGPATKPKPRLPSHSKSMRHHSHSRCGDSFATYFPRVLKHIHSGLSLSRSSMSVLDSFVQDIFERITSEARCLAVQNHRSTITSRDIQTAVCLLLPGEIGKHAVYEATRAVSRSHSSK from the coding sequence ATGGCTGAACTACTCTGTGACTCTTCTTCTAAGCAGTCCCTCAATCCCCAAGAGCTAGCCTGTGACACCTCTTCTGAGGAGTCCCTCAATCTCCAAGAGCCTCAGAAGGCCGGCCCGGCCACCAAACCAAAGCCCAGGCTCCCCAGCCACTCCAAGAGCATGAGGCACCACAGCCACTCCAGGTGTGGGGACAGTTTTGCCACCTATTTCCCCAGGGTGCTGAAGCACATCCATTCGGGCCTCAGCCTCTCCCGGTCTAGCATGAGCGTCCTGGACTCCTTCGTCCAGGACATATTCGAGCGCATCACCAGCGAGGCCCGCTGCCTGGCCGTCCAGAACCATCGCTCCACCATCACCTCCAGAGACATCCAGACAGCCGTGTGCCTCCTGCTGCCCGGGGAGATTGGCAAGCACGCCGTGTATGAGGCCACCAGGGCCGTCAGCCGCTCACATTCCAGCAAGTGA